From the genome of Candidatus Chlamydia corallus, one region includes:
- a CDS encoding DUF648 domain-containing protein — protein sequence MVSLFSSISLARTYPLFNQSSCDLVEWLAEKIDSYFDLGQGQTVFITKEKNTIFYLKRSSRFRMHRPGSLECTLKIISYLLVVPLLIALIFKCVVHLILHFMYRFEKYVPVPSDDDIITGAKEIMRDFKQGVKGLKKTFVSGVKSLTNKRSASKISSRSVNSQFVKLPGMRNGYGFR from the coding sequence GTGGTCTCTTTGTTTTCTTCTATTTCCCTTGCTAGAACCTACCCTTTATTTAATCAGTCCAGCTGCGACTTAGTGGAATGGTTGGCCGAAAAAATAGATTCCTATTTTGATCTGGGACAGGGGCAAACAGTTTTTATTACAAAAGAGAAGAATACGATTTTTTATCTAAAACGCTCTAGTAGATTTAGAATGCATCGTCCTGGATCTCTGGAGTGTACCTTAAAGATCATATCTTACCTACTTGTAGTTCCTCTATTGATTGCTCTCATATTCAAATGCGTAGTCCACTTGATCCTACACTTTATGTATCGTTTTGAGAAATACGTTCCCGTTCCTTCTGATGATGATATAATAACTGGTGCAAAGGAAATTATGCGCGACTTTAAACAGGGTGTCAAAGGTCTAAAGAAGACTTTTGTTTCTGGTGTGAAATCATTAACCAATAAGAGATCAGCCAGTAAGATATCAAGTCGAAGCGTAAATTCTCAATTTGTTAAATTGCCAGGAATGAGGAATGGATATGGATTTCGATAA